The Eggerthella guodeyinii sequence GACCACGCGCGAGCGCTGGACGCCGTAGGCCTCGTAGGGCGCCTGGGCGTACTCGCCGAAGTAGTTGCCCTTGCCCTCGTTGAGCACGCGCGCGCCGTACGGGCACGCCGACATGCAGTAGCCGCAGGTGATGCACGCGTCGTAATCCACGATCACCACGCCGTCGTCGAGCTTCTGGCTGGCGCCGGTGGGGCAGACCGACACGCATTCGGGGTTCTCGCAGTGCATGCAGGCGTGCGGCAGGTACGCGCGCCCCGCCTCGCCGGCGGCCTCGCCCCATTCCACCGTGTCGAGCTTCACCCAGGATACGCCCGGGCCCTGGTTGTTCTGCAGCTGGCATGCCACCACGCATGCCCCGCATCCCGCGCAGCGCTTGAGGTCGATGAGCATTCCCCATGTCGTCATACGTGACTCCTCTCCTCGATGTCCCCGTGCCCTGCGCCCGTCGCGGCGCAGGACCGTTGGGGATACTCTGGCAAAGTGCTGGGGAAAGGGGTATCGGAAGCGGTGGATGAGCCTTCGAAACCGCATCGGTTCCGTTATATGATCTTTCGTTTTCCCAGGTGACGGCACGCTGTTCGGGTGCATGCCCATGGGGTAGAATGGAACGCGGGAGATCGTAGGGGATACGAGGGGGCTTCCATGGGGAATCGCACTGCTCTGAAAGACGCGTGGTCGAACGCGGTCACGCGCGCCAACGTGACGCTCGCCGTGGGGTTCGGCTGCGCGGTGTCGTGGTCGCCCACGCTGCTCACGGCGGCGACGCCGGACAACGTGATGAACGCGCTCGTGAACAAGCCGCCGCACGGCGCCTGCATGCCGTCGCTCGTGGCGGCCGTGCTGGCGTGCCTCGTGCTGTTCCTGGGCGGCCGGCGCCTGTTCGCGGTGCTCGAACGCACGGTGAGACCGCTTGCGCTCGGCGTGGCCATGGCGCTCATGGGCGCGGTGTTCGTGCTGCCGCTCGTCACGCGGAACTCCGTCACGGTGACGGGCGACGTGGTCATCGCGGTGGCGGGCGCGCTGTCGGTGGTGCTCTACCTGTTCTGGATGCAGCTGTTCGGCAGGCTCTCGGTGCAGAGCATGTTCCTCACGCTGTTCCTTTCGCAAGTGCTGACCTGCGCCATCAACGCCATCATCTCGATCGCGAACATCTACACGGTCATCGCGACCTCCATCGCGCTGCCGCTCGTGTCGACGGTCTGCCTGCGGGCCGGGCAGCGCGAGCGTGCGGACGGGCGGCCGCCGAGCGCGGCCCCCGCCCCGCGTGAGGGCTGCGGCGCGTCGGTGCGGATGCTCGTGAAACTGGCGGCCATCGTGTTCGCGTGGGGCGTGATCGACCACCTGTTCCGCAGCGAGTTCGACGCGTTCATGCGCACGCAGGTGACGAGCTCGCCGTTCGCGGTGGCCTACCACGCCGCGGCGTTCGTCGTCGTGGTGGCGGCCGTCGCGTTCGCCTACGCGCTGCTGGCGTACCGCGAACGCTTCCAGTTCGGGCATCTGTACCGCATGATATTCCTCTTGGGGCTGGCCAGCATCCTCTTGCTGCCCATCGTGCTGGCGGGGCAGGCGGCTATCGCCGGCTACACGTGCAGCGTCATCATGTACCAGCTCGTGTTCCTGCTCATCTGGGTGATCGCCGCGTCGGCGTTCCGCGATCGCTCGGCGTACGCCCCCGGTTTCTTCGGGCTCGTGTACGGCTTCTGGTCGCTCGGGTCGTTCGGCGGCGCGCTGTTCAGCTCGGTGTTCGTGCAGCACCTCACCATGGACAACGTGCACCTCATCGTGTTCGCGGCCGTGCTCGCGGTGGCGGTGGGCTACGCGGTCGTGTTCACCGAGGCCGACGCGAACGCGCTCGTGCAGATCGTGCCGTTCAAGCACAAGACGCCCTTCAAGGCGAAGTGCCTCTCGGTGGCGCAGACGTACCAGCTTTCGCCGCGCGAGACGGAGATCGCCCTGCTCATCGCGCAGGGGCGCGATTCGGCGCACATCGAGAAGAAGCTGTTCCTGTCGCGCAGCACCGTGCAGACGCACCGCATGCACCTCTACCAGAAGCTCGACATCCACAACCGCCAGGAGCTCCTCGACATCATCGAGGCCGCCGAGGCCGTCGGCGCGTCGTCGGCGCGTTAGGCGAACTCGGTGCCGACGTCGCGGCACGGAAATTCCCGGATCTTAACCAATTTTGACGTTTTGCGCGCCGTCGAGCGGCTTCGGCGTCCTTCTGCGCGCCTCCCGGCTCGGTAGCCTTTCGAGGCGTTTCGCATAACCCCAGGTCGGGAAGCCGCTGCGCTGACGACCCTTTTCGATTTCCCCGCCGCCCAGCCCCTTCGGGTACGCAAAACGCAAAAATTGGTTACTTCGAGCGAATTCCCGCGCCGAACGACGCCCGCGCTCGCGACCGGCTGCCGCTTCCCGCGCCGCTCCCTAGCCCTCGCGGCCTTCGGGCTCGAAGCGGTAGCCGATGCCCCAGACGGTCTGGATGACGCGCGGGTCGGACGGGTCGTCCTCCACCTTCTCGCGCAGCTTTTTGATGAACACGGTGATGCTCGACGTCTCGCCGACGAACTCCTTGCCCCAGGCCGCCTCCACGAGCTGCTCCTTCGACAGCACGAGGCCGGGGCTCGAGGCCAGCGCGAAGAATATCTTGAACTCCTTGGGCGTGAGCGACAGGCGCTCGCCGTCCTTCGTGACGCGGAACTGTCCGCGGTCGAGCACGAAGCGCCCCGCGTGCAGGATGTCGCCGCGCGGCGCGACGGGCGCGGCCGCCATGCTCGCGCGGCGCAGGTGGGCCTCGATGTGCATGAGCAGCTCGCGCGGATCGAACGGCTTCACCATGTAGTCGTCGCCGCCGGCCTGGAAGCCCACGCCCTTGTCCACGATGTCGCCCTTCGCGGAGAGGAAGATGACGGGGCAGGTGATGCCGCGCTCGCGCATGAGGCGGCAGGTGGTGAAGCCGTCCATCCGGGGCATCATCACGTCCATGATGACGAGGTCGGGCGCCTCCCGCTCGGCGGCGACGAGGCCCTCCGCGCCGTCTTCGGCGTAGGCGAACGCGTAGCCCGCGTCGCCCGCCATGCTGCCCACGAGGCGCGCGATGCTGTTCTCGTCATCGATCAGCAGGATCTTCTTCATCGTATTCCTCCGTATCCACGGCAACGTAGGGGATGCGCACGGTGAACGTGCTGCCGAGCTTGCGGGCCGACGCCACCGACACGCTGCCCCCGTGCAGCTCGGCCAGCTCCTTCACCACGGCCAGGCCGAGGCCCGTGCCGCGGTAGCGGCGGTTGGGCGACTGGCCGGCCTGGCGGTAGCGCTCGAAGATGCCCTCCTGGTCGGCTTCGTCGATGCCCATGCCGTCGTCGGCGACGGACACGACGATGCAGGCGCCGTCGAACGTCGCGCGCACGTCCACGCGACCGCCGACGTGGGTGTACTTGATGGCGTTGTCCACGAGGTTCTCGACGATGCGCCGCAGCTTCTCCCAGTCGGCCATCGACACGGGCACGTCGGCGTCGGTCTTCGCGGTCAGGGCGATGCCCTTGTTCTTCGCCACGGGCTCGAGCGACTTCCTGATGAACCCCAGCAGGTCCACGAAGTCGACCGGCTCCACCACCAGCTCGTTCTTGTGCGCCTCGGCCTTCGAGATGGTCAGGATGTTGTTCACCATGTTGAGCAGCAGCGTGGCGTTCGCCTCGATCTCCTCCACGGCGCTGCGCGTCTTGGCGTCGAGCGAGTCGACCCCGCGCAGGATGCGCGCGAACGCGAGGATGGACGTGAGCGGCGTGCGCAGCTCGTGGCTCATGATGGCGAAGAACTCGTTTTTGTAGGCGGTTTCCTCGCTGAGGCGGTCGAGCGCCTTCTTGAGCTCGACCTTCTGGTACAGCAGCAGGTCGTTGAGCGCCGAGAGCTTGTCGGTTTGGCTGCGCACCTCGCTTTCGAGGTCGGTGTAGAGCCGTTCCAGCTGGCGGGCCATCTTGTCGAAGTCGTCGGCGAACTCGGTGAGCTCGTCGGGGCCGCCCACGGTGCGCGCCTCCAGCTGGTAGGAGAAGTCGCCCGCGCCGATCTGCTTCGCGGCGCGCCCGAGCGCGTCGAGCGGGTGCAGCACGAGCTTGCTCACGGCGAAGTAGATGCCCACGCAGGCCAGCACGAGCACGAGCAGCACCATGAACACCTGCTGCAGCACGCTCGTGCGCATGCCGTCGGCGTAGATGTCCATGGGCTCGGTGATGGACACGGCGCCGCCGATGTCGCCCACCTGCATGCCCTCCTTCTCGTAGCCGAACTGGTCGAGCTCGCCGACGGGCTCGCCGTGGCATTCGAGGCACGTCTCGGTCACGTACAGCGGCTCGGCGTAGCGGAACACGCGCCGCCCCTCGGCGTCGTAGCCCACGTCGTAGTACGCCTCGAGGGCCGCATCGGCGCCGAAGGCCTCGAACGCCCGCTGCTCGAACTCGTCGGGCGCGTTCGCCGCCTGGCGCGGGGTGGGGCTCGTGTACTGGATCTTGTAGTCGGTGTTCATGGTGAACAGCGTGCTCACCGACTTGGCGGTGACCACGCACACGAGGGCCTTCGTGCGGAAGGCGCCGTCCTCGGTGCGGTTGATGGTGTTCTGGTTGATGTCGATGAAGTCCCACATCGCGTGCATCTCGTCGGCCAGCACCTCGGCCTTCTCGCGCGCCTCGTTCTCGGCCTGCTGCTGTTGCAGCTGGACGTTCCACAGCGCGTCGACGGCCATGAGGGCCACGATGAAGGCGCCGATGAACACCGCGAACTTGAAGCGGATACCTCGTTTGAACGACATGGCGATTCCCCCTGAGGCGCGCATCGACGGCGGGCCCCCTTGCCCGCCGCCCGGTACGCGCGACCGTGCTACCCTCGTAATTATCCGACAAACGCGGGCGCGCGCGGCGGAAAGTCGCGGATGATAATACTTTTTTAATATCTGGTAGGACTTTCTTAACGGAAAGTTCTTCCGCAGGATATTGAACCGATGCGCCCACCTGGGGAAAATGGGGTACGCGGAGGAACGGGGGATCCAAGTTCCGCCGCTATTTGGGAATCAGGACGAGGAGAGGAGCGCGAGATGAGGAAATCCGCGGATCAGGCACTGCCGTCGCTGTCGCGACGGACGTTCGTCGCGGCCGCCGCCACGACGGGCGCCGCCGCAGCGTTGGGGCTTTCCGGATGCAGCCCGAAGGCCGACACGGAGGCCGGCGCCGGCGCCGATGCCGAGGGTGCGGCGCTGGACCCCTACGCCGACGCGCAGGTGTTCTATTCCACCTGCCCGCCCGAGTGCCAGCACCACAACCTGAAAGGCTACGTGGTGGACGGCAAGCTGGTGAAGGTGGAGTCGTCCGAGCTGAACGACTGCGCGGCCTGCGCGCGCGGCATCAGCCGCTCGCAGATGGTGAACGACCCCGACCGCCTGACCATGCCGCTTCTGCTGGACGGCGAGAAGGGCAGCGGCCAGTTCAAGGAGATCAGCTGGGACGAGGCGTTCGACCTCATCGAGCAGAAGTTCAAGGACGCCATCGCGACCGACGGCAACAAGTCCATCTGCTACGTCACCGGCTCCGGCAACTTCGGCGCCATGCACGGCCCGGTGGCCAACGCGTTCTTCGGGCACCTGGGCGGCGCGTCGACCACGGTGGGCTCGCTGTGCTGCGCGGGCACCACGGCGGCCATCGTGCCCATCTACGGCAAGCGCTTCCTCGACTGCCGCAACCAGATCGAGAACAGCACCTACGTCGTGGTGTGGGGCAACAACCCCGCCATCTCGAAGCAGGGCTACTTCCAGCGCTTCGAGCACGTGGTGGAGAACGGCGGCAAGCTCGTGGTGATCGACCCCATCTACACGGAGTCGGCCGCCAAGGCCACCGACTGGCTGCAGCCCTGGCCCGGCACCGACGCGGCGCTCGGACTGGCTATGCTCAAGGTCATCGTGGACGAGCGGCTCTACGACGAGGAGTTCCTGCTCGCGCACACGTGCGCGCCGTGCCTCGTGGACCGTGCGACGGGCGAGCCCGTGCTGAAGAACGCCGACGACCCCGCGTCGTTCGTCGTGTTCGACAAGAAGAGCGGCGAGGTGGTGCCGCACGACCAGAGCGGCATCGAGGCGGCCCTCACGCTGGACGGCACCGACGCGGCCGACGCCTACCAAACCGAGTTCGAGCTGATCGTGGCCGAGGCGTCCGCGTGGGATCTCGCGGCGGCCGAGGAGGAGTGCGGCGTTCCCGCGGCGGACATCGAGCGCATCGCGAAGGAGTACGCGGGCGCCGAGCACGCGATGATCGTGCAGAACATGGGCGGCTTCATGCGCACCGAGAACGGCACGTACGCCACGGCCGTGGGCGCGTACCTGGCGGCGTTCTGCGGCCAGGTGGGGCACGTCGGCGACGGCGTGAGCGACGCGGGCGGCATGAACGAGGTGGCCACGGGCAACCCGCTCGAGGTGCCGAAGGCCACCGAGGAGGTGGCGGCCATCCCGCGCTTCACGTTCGGCGAGGCCGTCCTGAACGAGGATCCCGTGAAGGTGAACGTGCTGTGGTCGATGACGGGCAACCCCATGACGCAGTGGCCCAACACGGGCATGGTGAAGAAGGCGCTCGAGAAGATCCCGTTCGTGGTGACGGTGGACCAGTACCTCACGTCCACGGCGCTGTACTCAAACCTCGTGCTGCCGTGCACCGGCATCTTCGAGACCGAGGGCGTGCTGGCCAACGCGCGCAGCCATTGGATCCAGCTCATGGAGAAGGCGGTGGACGGCCCGGGCGAGTCGAAGAGCGACCTCGAGATCTTCGCCGAGCTGGCCCGCCGCTTCGGCTTCGGCGACGCGTTCGACGTGCCCATGAAGGACCTCATCTCCAACGTGCTGGAGCCCACGGGCGTCACCTACGACGAGCTCGTGGAGAAGAAGGCCGTCGACGTGGTGGGCAAGGATTACATCCCCTACAAGGACGGCGTGTTCTTCACCGCGTCGAAGAAAGCCGAGTTCTGGGTGGGCGCCTGGAAGAAGGAGGGTTTCAACCCCATCTGCAGCTACGCCCGCTCCGAGGAAGACGCGCGCAACGGCGATGAGCTGGCGGCGAAGTACCCGCTGTTCAGCGTGCAGCGCAAGACGTACCGCAGCGTGCACTCCACGTTCAACAACCTGGAGTGGATGGACGAGGTGTGCGACCGGAAGCCGGTCGTCCTGCTGAACGAGGCGGACGCCGAGGCGCGCGGCATCGCCG is a genomic window containing:
- a CDS encoding helix-turn-helix transcriptional regulator yields the protein MGNRTALKDAWSNAVTRANVTLAVGFGCAVSWSPTLLTAATPDNVMNALVNKPPHGACMPSLVAAVLACLVLFLGGRRLFAVLERTVRPLALGVAMALMGAVFVLPLVTRNSVTVTGDVVIAVAGALSVVLYLFWMQLFGRLSVQSMFLTLFLSQVLTCAINAIISIANIYTVIATSIALPLVSTVCLRAGQRERADGRPPSAAPAPREGCGASVRMLVKLAAIVFAWGVIDHLFRSEFDAFMRTQVTSSPFAVAYHAAAFVVVVAAVAFAYALLAYRERFQFGHLYRMIFLLGLASILLLPIVLAGQAAIAGYTCSVIMYQLVFLLIWVIAASAFRDRSAYAPGFFGLVYGFWSLGSFGGALFSSVFVQHLTMDNVHLIVFAAVLAVAVGYAVVFTEADANALVQIVPFKHKTPFKAKCLSVAQTYQLSPRETEIALLIAQGRDSAHIEKKLFLSRSTVQTHRMHLYQKLDIHNRQELLDIIEAAEAVGASSAR
- a CDS encoding c-type heme family protein; this encodes MSFKRGIRFKFAVFIGAFIVALMAVDALWNVQLQQQQAENEAREKAEVLADEMHAMWDFIDINQNTINRTEDGAFRTKALVCVVTAKSVSTLFTMNTDYKIQYTSPTPRQAANAPDEFEQRAFEAFGADAALEAYYDVGYDAEGRRVFRYAEPLYVTETCLECHGEPVGELDQFGYEKEGMQVGDIGGAVSITEPMDIYADGMRTSVLQQVFMVLLVLVLACVGIYFAVSKLVLHPLDALGRAAKQIGAGDFSYQLEARTVGGPDELTEFADDFDKMARQLERLYTDLESEVRSQTDKLSALNDLLLYQKVELKKALDRLSEETAYKNEFFAIMSHELRTPLTSILAFARILRGVDSLDAKTRSAVEEIEANATLLLNMVNNILTISKAEAHKNELVVEPVDFVDLLGFIRKSLEPVAKNKGIALTAKTDADVPVSMADWEKLRRIVENLVDNAIKYTHVGGRVDVRATFDGACIVVSVADDGMGIDEADQEGIFERYRQAGQSPNRRYRGTGLGLAVVKELAELHGGSVSVASARKLGSTFTVRIPYVAVDTEEYDEEDPADR
- a CDS encoding 4Fe-4S dicluster domain-containing protein, coding for MTTWGMLIDLKRCAGCGACVVACQLQNNQGPGVSWVKLDTVEWGEAAGEAGRAYLPHACMHCENPECVSVCPTGASQKLDDGVVIVDYDACITCGYCMSACPYGARVLNEGKGNYFGEYAQAPYEAYGVQRSRVVEKCIFCRERAEEGLPVACVLNCPAHARFFGDLDDPESDVSKRIAQGDAVRVDETSFYYVPMNGMDESLLPTAAGGAYAESSKAAPGIDPVAATIGVAAVAAVGVGVGVGVKKSKDKAKAQAKADEAKSE
- a CDS encoding response regulator transcription factor is translated as MKKILLIDDENSIARLVGSMAGDAGYAFAYAEDGAEGLVAAEREAPDLVIMDVMMPRMDGFTTCRLMRERGITCPVIFLSAKGDIVDKGVGFQAGGDDYMVKPFDPRELLMHIEAHLRRASMAAAPVAPRGDILHAGRFVLDRGQFRVTKDGERLSLTPKEFKIFFALASSPGLVLSKEQLVEAAWGKEFVGETSSITVFIKKLREKVEDDPSDPRVIQTVWGIGYRFEPEGREG
- a CDS encoding molybdopterin-containing oxidoreductase family protein — encoded protein: MRKSADQALPSLSRRTFVAAAATTGAAAALGLSGCSPKADTEAGAGADAEGAALDPYADAQVFYSTCPPECQHHNLKGYVVDGKLVKVESSELNDCAACARGISRSQMVNDPDRLTMPLLLDGEKGSGQFKEISWDEAFDLIEQKFKDAIATDGNKSICYVTGSGNFGAMHGPVANAFFGHLGGASTTVGSLCCAGTTAAIVPIYGKRFLDCRNQIENSTYVVVWGNNPAISKQGYFQRFEHVVENGGKLVVIDPIYTESAAKATDWLQPWPGTDAALGLAMLKVIVDERLYDEEFLLAHTCAPCLVDRATGEPVLKNADDPASFVVFDKKSGEVVPHDQSGIEAALTLDGTDAADAYQTEFELIVAEASAWDLAAAEEECGVPAADIERIAKEYAGAEHAMIVQNMGGFMRTENGTYATAVGAYLAAFCGQVGHVGDGVSDAGGMNEVATGNPLEVPKATEEVAAIPRFTFGEAVLNEDPVKVNVLWSMTGNPMTQWPNTGMVKKALEKIPFVVTVDQYLTSTALYSNLVLPCTGIFETEGVLANARSHWIQLMEKAVDGPGESKSDLEIFAELARRFGFGDAFDVPMKDLISNVLEPTGVTYDELVEKKAVDVVGKDYIPYKDGVFFTASKKAEFWVGAWKKEGFNPICSYARSEEDARNGDELAAKYPLFSVQRKTYRSVHSTFNNLEWMDEVCDRKPVVLLNEADAEARGIADGDAVVVFNDRGEHRGVAEVNDRIKAGVVGLQNGWWEQQGGSSSYVTNDKWKTLGGTHCCNQTLVDVKKEA